The following are encoded in a window of Chitinophagaceae bacterium genomic DNA:
- a CDS encoding G-D-S-L family lipolytic protein, with the protein MTVRRKIFFVCLFLFAALFLDAQPFAGEIAEFKKQDSVSFPPPNAVLFVGSSSFRMWKDVQDHFPGHVIINRGFGGSTLLDVTRYANDIILPYKPKQVLIYCGENDFAANDSLNPAQLAQRFIDLFKIIRDRYRKVPIAYVSMKPSPSRKHLMEKFDAANVMIKEFLAKKRRTAFIDVYHAMLKEDGTPMTDIFLGDNLHMNAKGYAIWQQLIEPHLLK; encoded by the coding sequence ATGACAGTGAGAAGAAAGATATTTTTTGTATGCCTTTTTTTGTTTGCGGCATTGTTTTTAGATGCCCAGCCCTTTGCCGGGGAGATCGCGGAATTCAAAAAACAGGATTCGGTCTCATTTCCTCCCCCAAATGCGGTCCTGTTTGTGGGCAGTTCCTCTTTCAGGATGTGGAAAGATGTGCAGGATCATTTTCCCGGTCATGTTATCATAAACCGTGGCTTCGGTGGTTCTACGCTGCTGGATGTGACCCGGTATGCAAATGATATCATCCTTCCGTACAAACCAAAACAGGTACTCATTTACTGTGGGGAGAATGACTTTGCTGCCAACGACAGTCTGAACCCGGCTCAACTGGCGCAGCGTTTTATTGACCTGTTTAAAATAATACGCGACAGGTACAGGAAAGTGCCCATTGCGTATGTTTCCATGAAACCCAGCCCGTCAAGAAAACACCTTATGGAAAAATTTGACGCAGCCAATGTGATGATAAAGGAATTCCTGGCGAAAAAAAGACGGACGGCATTCATAGATGTATACCACGCCATGCTGAAGGAAGACGGCACTCCCATGACGGATATTTTCCTGGGGGATAACCTGCACATGAATGCGAAAGGCTATGCCATCTGGCAGCAACTGATCGAACCTCATTTACTCAAATAA
- the bglX gene encoding beta-glucosidase BglX: MKAVQRLSIVILMTAAWNVSAQSTQDPRSDSYRMKTFIDALMKKMTLDEKIGQLNLPGSGDIVTGQASNSDIAKKIKEGKVGGLFNIKGVEKIRDVQRVAVEETRLKIPMLFGMDVIHGYQTTFPIPLGLSCTWNMQVIEQTARIAAAEASADGICWTFSPMVDISRDPRWGRISEGSGEDAYLGSEVAKAMVRGYQGNDLKKENTIMACVKHYAMYGAAEAGRDYNTTDMSRLRMFNEYLPPYKAAVDAGAGSVMASFNEVDGIPATGNRFLMTDVLRKQWGFKGFVVTDYTGINEMIDHGMGNLQQVSALALKAGIHMDMVGEGFLLTLKKSLQEGKVTQKEIDDACRLILEAKYKLGLFDDPYRYCNVQRSKTDIYTAANIKKAREVAAESFVLLKNQNDILPLKRSGTIALIGPLADTKENMPGTWSVATDLSKAIAVKEGLEKAVGGNAKILYAKGSPFEADPELEKRGTMFGRELKKDDRTPAELLNEALQVASQSDVIVATLGEASEMSGESSSRTNIEIPQVQKDLLAALLKTGKPVVLVLFTGRPLALSWEQKNVPAILNVWFGGSEAGNAIADVLFGDVNPSGKLTTSFPQNIGQVPIFYAHKNTGRPLAKGKWFEKFRSNYLDVSNDPLYPFGFGLSYTSFGYSDIKLSSTSLKGNQQLTATVTVTNTGKADGKETVQLYIRDMVGSITRPVKELKGFQKISLKAGESRTVSFSITTSDLKFYNSDLKFDWEAGEFAIMIGGNSADVRTGMVSWIK, from the coding sequence ATGAAAGCAGTACAACGATTGAGCATCGTGATCTTAATGACAGCAGCATGGAATGTGTCGGCCCAAAGCACACAAGACCCCCGGTCCGATAGCTACCGGATGAAGACCTTCATCGATGCACTGATGAAGAAGATGACCCTGGATGAAAAGATCGGGCAGCTCAACCTGCCTGGTTCAGGGGATATTGTCACCGGCCAGGCGTCCAATTCGGATATAGCAAAAAAAATAAAGGAAGGGAAAGTAGGCGGACTGTTCAACATCAAAGGAGTGGAAAAGATACGGGATGTGCAACGGGTGGCGGTGGAAGAGACCCGATTGAAAATACCGATGCTTTTTGGAATGGATGTGATACATGGTTACCAGACCACCTTCCCTATACCACTTGGACTTTCCTGCACCTGGAATATGCAGGTGATCGAACAAACAGCAAGGATCGCTGCTGCCGAAGCAAGCGCCGATGGCATCTGCTGGACATTCAGTCCCATGGTTGACATATCCCGTGACCCCCGTTGGGGAAGGATCTCGGAAGGAAGCGGGGAAGACGCTTACCTGGGTTCGGAAGTGGCTAAGGCCATGGTAAGAGGTTACCAGGGCAATGACCTGAAAAAAGAAAATACCATCATGGCCTGTGTAAAACACTATGCCATGTACGGAGCAGCAGAAGCCGGAAGGGATTATAATACGACCGACATGAGCCGCCTGCGGATGTTCAATGAATATTTGCCACCCTACAAAGCGGCTGTTGATGCAGGCGCCGGAAGCGTGATGGCTTCCTTTAATGAAGTGGATGGTATTCCTGCAACAGGCAATAGGTTTTTGATGACGGATGTGCTGCGTAAACAATGGGGCTTTAAAGGGTTCGTGGTAACAGACTATACCGGTATCAATGAAATGATCGATCATGGCATGGGCAACCTGCAGCAGGTTTCAGCGCTTGCATTGAAGGCGGGGATCCATATGGATATGGTGGGAGAAGGTTTTTTACTTACGTTGAAAAAGTCATTGCAGGAAGGAAAGGTCACCCAAAAGGAAATTGACGATGCCTGCCGGCTGATACTGGAAGCAAAATATAAACTCGGTTTGTTTGATGACCCGTACCGGTATTGCAATGTTCAAAGAAGCAAAACAGATATTTATACGGCTGCAAATATTAAAAAGGCAAGGGAAGTGGCTGCGGAAAGTTTTGTGCTGCTGAAAAATCAAAACGATATACTGCCTTTGAAAAGATCAGGTACCATTGCACTGATCGGGCCCCTGGCAGATACGAAAGAGAATATGCCCGGTACCTGGAGTGTGGCTACTGACCTCTCAAAAGCCATTGCCGTGAAAGAGGGATTGGAGAAAGCAGTTGGGGGCAATGCCAAAATACTTTATGCAAAGGGTTCGCCCTTTGAAGCAGACCCTGAACTGGAAAAGCGGGGGACCATGTTTGGCAGGGAGCTGAAAAAAGATGACCGTACCCCGGCAGAATTATTAAACGAAGCGCTGCAGGTGGCCAGCCAGTCGGATGTGATCGTTGCCACCCTGGGCGAAGCTTCCGAAATGAGTGGCGAAAGTTCCAGTCGTACAAACATTGAAATCCCACAGGTTCAAAAAGACCTGCTGGCTGCATTGTTGAAGACCGGTAAGCCGGTCGTGCTGGTATTATTCACCGGCAGGCCATTGGCACTTTCCTGGGAGCAAAAGAATGTTCCGGCCATTTTGAATGTATGGTTTGGCGGAAGCGAAGCTGGCAATGCCATTGCCGATGTGTTGTTTGGCGATGTGAACCCTTCGGGCAAACTCACCACTTCATTCCCGCAGAATATTGGGCAGGTACCAATTTTCTATGCCCATAAAAATACCGGCCGCCCGCTGGCAAAAGGCAAGTGGTTTGAAAAATTCCGTTCCAATTATTTAGATGTATCCAATGATCCGTTATACCCCTTTGGGTTTGGATTGAGCTACACTTCTTTTGGTTACAGCGATATTAAACTCAGCAGCACTTCACTGAAAGGCAATCAACAGCTGACAGCCACAGTTACGGTTACCAATACCGGTAAGGCAGATGGTAAAGAAACGGTACAGCTTTACATACGGGATATGGTGGGCAGCATCACCAGGCCGGTAAAGGAATTGAAAGGTTTTCAGAAGATATCTTTGAAGGCAGGGGAAAGCAGGACCGTTTCTTTCAGCATCACGACCAGTGACCTGAAATTTTATAATTCAGATCTGAAATTTGATTGGGAGGCCGGCGAATTTGCCATAATGATCGGAGGAAATTCCGCGGATGTGAGAACCGGCATGGTCAGCTGGATAAAATAA
- a CDS encoding family 43 glycosylhydrolase, with protein sequence MKMKYILLCCLLFSMDLGAQQKTYCNPINVDYGYTPFPSFVEWGRHRATADPVIVNYKGDFYLFSTNQWGYWWSNDMSKWNFVSRKFLRPWNDTRDELCAPAVGIIGDTMLVFGSTYTSKFTLWMSTDPKANDWKPLVDSFEIGGWDPAFFTDDDGRLYMYNGSSNNYPVYGVELNRKTFKPIGTRTPMYLLQSWRYGWQRFGENMDNTFLDPFIEGAWMTKHNGKYYFQYGAPGTEMSGYADGVVVGTKPLFDGIPVTPQSDPLSFKAGGFSRGAGHGATFQDNTGNYWHTSTSIICVKNTWERRMGIWPAGFDRDDVMWCNTVFGDYPHYLPGVAGKEHGAFAGWYLLNYKKPVTVSSTLGSYFANNAVDESIKTYWSAATAGKGEWIQTDLGAISTVNAVQINYADQDVEFLGKQTTTYHQYKVYSSLDGRKWDVLIDKSNNKTDVPHDYVELAAPVQARYIRLENIHMPTGKFAISGLRVFGNGNGAKPGAVGNLIVLRTEKDKRSAYIKWQPVDNAFAYNLYYGTAPDKLYSCIMIYDFNEYWLKTMDSQKTYYFSIEAINGNGVSGKYKTIKVE encoded by the coding sequence ATGAAAATGAAGTACATCCTCTTATGCTGTCTCTTGTTCAGTATGGACCTGGGCGCACAGCAAAAAACATATTGCAACCCCATCAATGTGGATTATGGGTACACCCCTTTTCCCAGTTTCGTTGAATGGGGCAGGCACCGGGCCACTGCCGATCCCGTTATCGTAAACTATAAGGGCGATTTTTACCTGTTCAGTACCAACCAGTGGGGTTACTGGTGGAGCAATGACATGAGTAAGTGGAATTTCGTTTCCCGTAAGTTTTTACGTCCATGGAATGATACAAGGGATGAATTATGTGCACCGGCGGTTGGTATCATTGGCGATACGATGCTGGTATTTGGGTCCACCTATACCAGTAAGTTTACGTTGTGGATGAGTACCGATCCCAAAGCAAACGATTGGAAACCCCTGGTTGATTCTTTTGAGATCGGTGGCTGGGACCCTGCTTTTTTTACCGATGACGACGGCCGGTTGTACATGTATAACGGAAGCAGTAATAATTACCCGGTATATGGAGTGGAACTGAACAGGAAAACATTTAAGCCCATTGGCACAAGAACGCCCATGTACCTGCTGCAAAGCTGGCGCTATGGCTGGCAAAGGTTTGGCGAGAACATGGACAATACGTTCCTTGACCCGTTCATTGAAGGTGCGTGGATGACCAAGCATAATGGTAAATATTATTTTCAATACGGAGCGCCGGGAACGGAAATGAGCGGCTATGCAGACGGTGTGGTGGTGGGAACCAAACCCTTGTTCGATGGTATACCCGTCACGCCTCAATCAGACCCCTTGAGCTTTAAAGCCGGCGGTTTTTCAAGAGGGGCCGGGCATGGCGCCACCTTCCAGGATAATACTGGTAATTACTGGCATACATCCACCAGTATCATCTGCGTAAAGAATACCTGGGAGCGGAGAATGGGGATCTGGCCTGCCGGCTTCGACAGGGATGATGTGATGTGGTGCAACACCGTGTTTGGGGATTACCCGCATTACCTGCCGGGCGTTGCCGGTAAAGAACACGGCGCATTTGCCGGGTGGTATTTACTGAATTATAAGAAGCCGGTCACTGTTTCGTCCACACTGGGCAGCTATTTTGCCAACAACGCGGTGGACGAAAGCATAAAAACGTACTGGAGTGCAGCCACAGCCGGCAAAGGGGAGTGGATACAAACTGACCTGGGAGCTATCTCCACCGTGAATGCGGTACAAATAAATTATGCCGACCAGGATGTGGAATTCTTAGGCAAGCAAACAACCACCTATCACCAGTACAAAGTATATTCTTCTTTGGATGGAAGGAAATGGGATGTACTCATCGATAAAAGCAATAACAAAACAGATGTGCCGCATGATTATGTGGAGCTGGCTGCACCGGTGCAGGCAAGATATATCAGGCTGGAGAACATTCACATGCCCACCGGAAAATTTGCCATCAGCGGGTTGCGGGTATTTGGAAACGGGAATGGCGCAAAACCCGGTGCCGTCGGTAATCTCATCGTATTAAGAACAGAAAAAGACAAACGCAGCGCCTACATCAAATGGCAGCCCGTTGACAATGCCTTCGCCTATAACCTTTACTATGGAACAGCCCCGGATAAACTGTACAGCTGCATCATGATCTACGACTTCAATGAATATTGGCTCAAAACGATGGATAGTCAGAAGACCTATTATTTCAGCATCGAGGCCATTAACGGGAACGGGGTCTCCGGAAAATATAAAACGATAAAAGTGGAGTAA
- a CDS encoding endonuclease/exonuclease/phosphatase family protein: MKQLRILTACMLIALFANAQTEVKVMSFNIRLDVKSDGENWWEKRKDKVAGLMNYYEADFIGAQEVLHHQLTYLKDNLNGYDYLGVGRDDGREAGEYSCIFYKKDKYTVVQQSTFWLSPTPDIPSKGWDAALNRVCSYGLFKNNKTKQLIWVLNTHFDHMGKVARLESAKLIIKKIRELNTQHYPVIVSGDFNSRPGDEPAQYMMANMRNSRSISRLVYGAADTWNGFKFNEKPDGCIDYIFVSDDKRVSVSKFATITDSYDMKYPSDHFPILATIMIDK; this comes from the coding sequence ATGAAGCAGTTACGGATCTTAACGGCATGCATGCTGATCGCCCTGTTTGCCAATGCACAAACAGAAGTAAAAGTGATGAGCTTTAACATCCGGCTGGATGTAAAAAGCGATGGCGAGAACTGGTGGGAGAAAAGAAAGGATAAAGTGGCCGGACTGATGAATTATTACGAAGCGGATTTTATCGGGGCCCAGGAAGTATTGCATCACCAGTTAACTTATTTAAAGGATAATCTAAACGGGTATGATTATCTCGGCGTGGGCAGGGATGATGGCAGGGAGGCGGGAGAATACTCCTGCATCTTTTATAAAAAAGATAAATACACGGTTGTGCAGCAATCCACCTTCTGGCTGTCGCCAACCCCGGATATTCCCTCCAAAGGATGGGACGCTGCATTGAACAGGGTCTGTAGCTATGGATTATTTAAGAACAATAAGACAAAGCAATTGATCTGGGTGCTCAATACACATTTCGACCATATGGGTAAAGTGGCCCGGCTGGAATCTGCTAAACTCATCATTAAAAAGATCCGTGAGCTCAATACGCAGCACTACCCGGTGATCGTATCCGGCGATTTCAATTCAAGGCCCGGTGATGAACCGGCGCAATACATGATGGCGAATATGCGGAACAGCCGCAGCATCAGCAGACTGGTTTATGGAGCGGCGGATACATGGAATGGATTTAAATTCAATGAAAAGCCCGATGGCTGCATTGATTATATTTTTGTTTCGGATGATAAGCGGGTAAGCGTCTCAAAATTTGCCACGATCACCGATTCGTACGATATGAAATACCCGTCGGACCATTTCCCCATATTGGCAACCATAATGATCGATAAATGA